A genome region from Alicyclobacillus acidocaldarius subsp. acidocaldarius DSM 446 includes the following:
- the pfkA gene encoding 6-phosphofructokinase → MQKIGVLTSGGDAPGMNAAIRAVVRTAIYHGLEVVGIRRGYAGLLDGDFRPMPIESVGDIIQRGGTCLFTARCKEFMTEEGQRRGYERLVEAGIEGLVVLGGDGSFRGAKRLSELGIPTVGVPCTIDNDIGACDANIGFDTAVQTVIQAIDKIRDTATSHERTYVIEVMGRHAGHIALAAGLAGGAESVLIPEVPFNLEDVVAKLQRGVARGKKHSIIVVAEGAARAVDVGHYIEEKTGFDTRVTVLGHVQRGGAPTASDRVLASRLGAFAVELLLKGETAVMAATQNGALVAVPFDEVFAAVRQPAQELCELAEILSN, encoded by the coding sequence ATTCAAAAGATAGGCGTTTTGACGAGCGGGGGCGACGCGCCTGGCATGAACGCGGCCATCCGCGCCGTGGTCCGCACGGCCATCTACCACGGCCTGGAGGTCGTCGGCATTCGCAGGGGGTACGCGGGCTTGTTGGACGGGGATTTTCGTCCGATGCCCATCGAATCCGTCGGCGACATCATTCAGCGCGGCGGAACCTGCCTGTTTACGGCGCGTTGCAAGGAGTTCATGACCGAAGAGGGGCAGAGGCGCGGGTATGAGCGGCTCGTCGAGGCCGGGATTGAGGGTCTCGTCGTGCTCGGGGGAGACGGATCGTTTCGAGGCGCCAAGCGCCTGAGCGAGCTGGGCATTCCCACGGTCGGAGTGCCTTGCACCATCGACAACGACATCGGCGCGTGCGACGCAAACATCGGCTTCGACACGGCGGTGCAGACGGTGATTCAGGCCATCGATAAAATCCGCGACACGGCCACGTCGCACGAGCGGACGTATGTCATTGAGGTCATGGGTCGGCACGCCGGGCATATCGCGCTGGCGGCCGGGCTCGCGGGCGGCGCGGAGAGCGTGCTGATCCCTGAGGTCCCGTTCAACCTCGAGGATGTGGTGGCGAAGCTGCAGCGCGGCGTGGCCCGGGGCAAGAAACACTCCATCATCGTGGTGGCGGAAGGCGCGGCGCGCGCGGTGGATGTCGGGCACTACATCGAGGAGAAGACCGGGTTTGACACGCGCGTGACCGTGCTCGGGCACGTCCAGCGCGGTGGCGCGCCAACAGCGTCCGATCGCGTCCTCGCCAGCCGCTTGGGCGCTTTCGCAGTCGAACTCCTCCTCAAAGGCGAGACCGCGGTCATGGCCGCCACGCAGAACGGGGCGCTCGTGGCGGTGCCGTTTGACGAGGTGTTTGCGGCCGTGCGCCAGCCTGCGCAGGAACTTTGCGAGCTGGCCGAGATTCTATCCAACTAA
- the pheS gene encoding phenylalanine--tRNA ligase subunit alpha, whose product MASLALASDSKALNDWRVEVLGKKSALGQMSKAMGGLAPEDRRVLGEALNRIRQELEQAWRSRQAEIEAKEKALRLERERIDVTLPGRDVPLGAMHPISRVIEEIEDIFVSLGFSVVEGPEVETDHYNFELLNIPKDHPARDMQDTFYLTDEWLLRTHTSPMQVRTMERMRGRTPIRVIVPGRVYRRDEDDATHSHQFTQIEGLVVDEGIRMSDLKGTLEAFAKALFGPSQRVRLRPSYFPFTEPSCEVDLVCVSCGGSGCRMCKGTGWIEILGAGMVHPRVLDMSGYDSARYTGFAFGLGAERIAMLRYGISDIRMLYQNDLRFLRQFRHA is encoded by the coding sequence ATGGCGTCCCTCGCGCTCGCCTCGGACTCGAAGGCGCTGAACGACTGGCGGGTCGAGGTTCTCGGCAAGAAGAGCGCGCTCGGCCAGATGTCGAAAGCGATGGGGGGACTGGCCCCCGAGGACCGGCGCGTGCTCGGCGAGGCGTTGAATCGCATTCGCCAGGAGCTGGAGCAAGCGTGGCGCTCGAGGCAGGCCGAAATCGAGGCCAAGGAGAAGGCCCTTCGGCTCGAGCGCGAGCGGATCGATGTCACGCTGCCGGGTCGGGACGTGCCGCTCGGCGCGATGCACCCCATTTCGCGCGTGATCGAGGAGATCGAGGACATCTTTGTGAGCCTCGGGTTCTCCGTCGTGGAAGGTCCCGAGGTCGAGACCGACCATTACAACTTTGAACTGCTCAACATTCCGAAAGATCACCCGGCGCGCGATATGCAGGATACGTTCTATCTGACGGACGAGTGGCTGCTTCGGACGCACACGTCCCCCATGCAAGTCCGGACGATGGAGCGCATGCGGGGGCGGACGCCGATTCGCGTGATTGTGCCTGGCCGCGTGTATCGCCGCGACGAGGACGACGCGACGCACTCGCACCAGTTCACGCAGATCGAGGGCCTCGTCGTGGACGAGGGGATTCGCATGTCGGATCTGAAGGGGACGCTCGAGGCGTTCGCCAAAGCGCTGTTCGGCCCTTCTCAGCGCGTTCGGCTGCGCCCGAGCTACTTCCCGTTCACCGAACCGAGCTGTGAGGTCGATCTCGTCTGCGTCTCGTGCGGCGGCAGTGGATGCCGCATGTGTAAAGGGACCGGGTGGATCGAGATCCTCGGCGCGGGCATGGTGCACCCGCGCGTGCTCGACATGTCGGGTTACGACAGCGCGCGCTACACCGGTTTCGCCTTTGGCCTCGGCGCCGAGCGCATCGCCATGCTGCGGTACGGCATTTCCGACATTCGCATGCTGTACCAGAACGACCTGCGCTTCTTACGACAGTTCCGTCACGCCTGA
- the purK gene encoding 5-(carboxyamino)imidazole ribonucleotide synthase, protein MQTRPLKPTDAVLPPATIGILGGGQLGRMMALAGRHMGYRFRVLDPTPDAPAAQVADGQVVAAYDDVDAARRLASQCDLVTYEFENVSAAVADALAETCDVPQGSELLAICQHRVREKSTLAQHGLPVTPFAPISSMGDLDEALERFGERMVVKTCRGGYDGKGQWMVRSREDVEKHAQDWARAMDHHRAAGFDDQPLIAEAYVPFEGELSVIVARNRRGEVRAFPPAENIHKRHILHMSIVPARYPEDVIARAEDIARRVAEALGVIGLIAVEMFVTQGGELLINELAPRPHNSGHYTLDACATSQFEQHVRAICNLPLGDVTLYSPVVMVNVLGQHVKPLLARMSGLPSCVKVHLYGKAEAKRDRKMGHVNIVVDEVARALQWIEASGVWADV, encoded by the coding sequence GTGCAGACACGTCCGCTGAAACCCACTGACGCCGTCCTGCCGCCTGCCACCATCGGCATTCTCGGCGGCGGCCAGTTGGGCCGCATGATGGCCCTCGCCGGGCGGCACATGGGGTACCGGTTTCGCGTGCTGGATCCCACGCCGGACGCGCCCGCGGCCCAGGTCGCGGACGGTCAGGTGGTCGCGGCGTACGACGACGTGGACGCCGCGCGGAGGCTCGCGTCGCAGTGCGATCTCGTCACGTACGAATTTGAAAACGTGAGCGCCGCCGTCGCCGACGCGCTGGCCGAGACCTGTGACGTGCCCCAGGGCAGCGAGCTGTTGGCGATTTGTCAACACCGCGTGCGAGAAAAATCGACGCTTGCGCAGCACGGCCTTCCGGTCACGCCCTTTGCGCCCATTTCGTCCATGGGCGATCTCGACGAGGCGCTCGAGCGATTCGGCGAGCGGATGGTGGTCAAAACGTGTCGGGGAGGGTACGACGGCAAGGGCCAGTGGATGGTCCGGTCGCGAGAAGATGTGGAGAAGCACGCGCAGGACTGGGCACGAGCCATGGACCACCACCGAGCCGCGGGTTTTGACGACCAGCCGCTGATTGCGGAGGCGTACGTGCCGTTTGAGGGCGAGCTCTCCGTGATTGTCGCGCGCAATCGGAGGGGCGAGGTGCGGGCCTTTCCGCCGGCCGAGAACATTCACAAGCGGCATATCCTCCACATGTCCATCGTGCCGGCGCGGTATCCGGAGGACGTGATCGCGCGCGCAGAGGACATCGCTCGGCGGGTGGCGGAAGCGCTCGGCGTCATCGGCCTGATTGCGGTCGAGATGTTCGTGACTCAGGGCGGGGAGCTCCTGATCAACGAACTCGCGCCTCGCCCGCACAACTCGGGTCACTACACGCTCGACGCGTGCGCGACGAGTCAGTTCGAGCAGCATGTGCGCGCCATTTGTAACCTGCCGCTCGGTGACGTGACGCTGTATTCGCCTGTGGTGATGGTCAACGTCCTCGGGCAGCACGTCAAGCCCCTGCTCGCGCGGATGAGCGGCCTTCCGTCCTGTGTGAAGGTGCATCTGTACGGCAAGGCGGAGGCGAAGCGGGATCGCAAAATGGGCCACGTGAATATTGTGGTGGATGAGGTGGCGCGGGCGCTCCAGTGGATCGAGGCGTCTGGCGTGTGGGCCGATGTGTGA
- a CDS encoding class I fructose-bisphosphate aldolase — MIEKIREYLGAEADYLLNHECKTIPKERLTPPSPTSVDDVFLYSNRNNQVLRSLQWLLSSGRLVGTGYVSILPVDQGIEHSAGASFAKNPDYFDPENIVKLAIEGGCNAVASTLGVLALTSRKYAHKIPYIVKINHNELLTYPNKYDQIMFASVKQAWDLGAVGVGATIYFGSPESTRQIQEVSEAFQLAHELGMFTVLWCYLRNPAFVKDGVDYHTAADLTGQANHLGVTIEADIVKQKLPEVNGGYQALNMGQSSYGKIDKRVYTELTSDHPIDLARYQVANGFMGKIGLISSGGASGENDFAEAVRTAVINKRAGGMGLISGRKAFQRPMAEGVKLLNLIQDVYLCKDVTLA; from the coding sequence GTGATCGAAAAAATTCGCGAGTATCTGGGCGCGGAAGCGGACTATCTGCTGAATCACGAGTGCAAGACCATTCCGAAGGAGCGGCTCACGCCGCCGTCGCCGACGTCCGTGGACGACGTGTTCCTGTATTCCAACCGGAACAATCAGGTCCTTCGTTCTTTGCAGTGGTTGTTGTCCTCCGGGCGGCTCGTCGGGACGGGATACGTGTCCATCCTGCCGGTGGATCAGGGCATCGAGCATTCGGCCGGCGCGTCGTTCGCCAAGAATCCGGACTACTTCGACCCAGAGAACATCGTCAAGCTCGCCATCGAGGGCGGTTGCAACGCCGTGGCGTCGACGCTCGGCGTGTTGGCCTTGACCAGCCGCAAATACGCACATAAAATTCCTTATATTGTAAAGATCAACCACAACGAGCTGTTGACCTATCCGAACAAGTACGATCAGATCATGTTCGCGTCGGTCAAGCAGGCGTGGGATCTCGGTGCGGTGGGCGTCGGCGCGACCATCTACTTCGGCTCGCCCGAGTCCACGCGCCAGATCCAGGAGGTCAGCGAGGCGTTCCAGCTGGCACACGAGCTCGGCATGTTCACCGTGCTCTGGTGCTATCTCCGCAATCCCGCGTTTGTCAAAGACGGCGTCGATTATCACACGGCGGCCGACCTGACCGGCCAGGCCAACCACTTGGGCGTGACCATCGAGGCGGACATCGTGAAGCAAAAGCTTCCGGAGGTCAATGGCGGGTATCAGGCGCTCAACATGGGCCAGTCGAGCTACGGCAAGATCGACAAGCGCGTGTACACGGAGCTCACGAGCGATCACCCCATCGATCTCGCCCGCTATCAGGTGGCCAACGGGTTCATGGGCAAGATTGGGCTCATCAGCTCCGGCGGTGCGTCGGGAGAGAACGACTTCGCCGAGGCGGTCCGCACCGCGGTCATCAACAAGCGCGCGGGCGGCATGGGGCTCATCTCCGGCCGCAAGGCGTTCCAGCGCCCGATGGCGGAGGGCGTGAAGCTGTTGAATCTCATTCAGGACGTGTATCTGTGCAAGGACGTCACCCTTGCCTGA
- the purE gene encoding 5-(carboxyamino)imidazole ribonucleotide mutase produces MAQPRVGVIMGSQSDWETMRHACAVLDELGIPHERRVVSAHRTPDFMFEYAESARDRGIQVIIAGAGGAAHLPGMVASKTTLPVIGVPVQTSALGGLDSLLSIVQMPGGVPVATMAIGRAGAVNAGLMAARILAVTDAEIAARLEARQQSIRDEVLQGGDPGADTSAETH; encoded by the coding sequence ATGGCGCAGCCGCGCGTCGGCGTGATCATGGGCAGCCAGAGCGACTGGGAGACGATGCGCCACGCGTGCGCCGTGTTGGACGAGCTCGGGATCCCGCACGAGCGCAGGGTGGTCTCGGCGCACAGGACGCCGGATTTCATGTTCGAATACGCGGAGTCCGCGCGGGATCGCGGCATTCAGGTCATCATCGCCGGGGCGGGGGGCGCCGCTCACCTGCCCGGCATGGTGGCGTCCAAGACGACCTTGCCGGTGATCGGCGTGCCCGTGCAGACGTCGGCGCTCGGCGGCCTCGACTCGCTCTTGTCCATCGTGCAGATGCCTGGCGGCGTGCCGGTGGCCACCATGGCCATCGGCCGCGCAGGGGCGGTTAACGCGGGGCTCATGGCCGCGCGCATTCTCGCGGTGACGGACGCCGAGATCGCCGCTCGATTGGAAGCGCGCCAACAATCCATCCGCGACGAGGTGCTTCAGGGGGGCGATCCGGGTGCAGACACGTCCGCTGAAACCCACTGA